One genomic window of Spirochaetota bacterium includes the following:
- a CDS encoding DUF721 domain-containing protein yields MKFRYNEKRYSRIIACGQIMKDVASEIGLSQGFVLEHIRDLWKNVVGDIIATHSFPLKIANHILYIIVDHPIYANEITLSQSMIIKRLSELSSSIAIHSLKCTVKKNPSRKSSDVYSHR; encoded by the coding sequence ATGAAGTTTAGATATAATGAAAAAAGGTATTCCCGAATTATTGCATGTGGTCAGATTATGAAGGATGTTGCTTCAGAGATTGGATTATCCCAGGGATTTGTTCTGGAGCATATACGGGATTTATGGAAAAATGTAGTTGGAGATATTATTGCAACTCATAGTTTTCCTTTGAAAATAGCTAATCACATATTGTATATTATTGTAGATCATCCTATATATGCAAATGAAATTACTTTATCGCAATCTATGATTATTAAACGGTTATCTGAATTATCTAGTTCAATTGCAATACATTCTTTAAAGTGCACTGTCAAAAAAAATCCATCAAGGAAAAGCAGC
- the recF gene encoding DNA replication and repair protein RecF (All proteins in this family for which functions are known are DNA-binding proteins that assist the filamentation of RecA onto DNA for the initiation of recombination or recombinational repair.) gives MYIHKLVLKTFRNYTNEAIIFSPGINVVSGDNGSGKTNILEAIYIASNIKSFRNCTDKDIVQWGKKEYYISVNVNNADISNIEVGASITEEQSEKKVKIDGKEIKKLSDFYGKFNIVAFFPDDTAIISGPPDVIRRYFDRLISNVDKEYIELLTSFKKILRNRNHLLKESSFKRDIIKQLDIWDSMYSDCASVLIVKRKQYIEQFNNYFNELYKELSGLNDNLEVRYFSSLSNKDPLNIKNELIKRRDIDMKVGTTTAGPHRDSYVIYGRENLIFKYYTSTGQRRLASIAMRLAEVNVIYDVKKTKSVILLDDVLSELDDGRRKKLVHKLLEGNNQIIITCASSNDINFIENYKHIKVVDNRVCG, from the coding sequence ATGTATATACATAAATTAGTTCTAAAGACATTTAGAAATTATACAAATGAAGCTATTATCTTTTCACCTGGAATAAATGTAGTTTCAGGTGATAATGGCTCGGGTAAGACTAATATACTTGAAGCCATATATATAGCTTCAAATATAAAATCTTTCAGAAATTGTACTGATAAGGATATTGTTCAGTGGGGCAAAAAAGAATACTATATATCAGTAAATGTCAATAATGCTGATATTTCAAATATTGAGGTAGGTGCTAGTATTACAGAGGAGCAATCTGAAAAAAAAGTAAAGATAGATGGAAAAGAAATAAAGAAATTATCTGATTTTTATGGTAAATTTAATATAGTTGCTTTTTTCCCTGATGATACAGCAATAATAAGTGGTCCTCCAGATGTTATTCGCAGGTATTTTGATAGGCTTATATCAAATGTTGATAAGGAATATATTGAATTACTCACTTCATTCAAAAAAATATTAAGAAATCGCAATCATCTATTAAAAGAAAGTTCATTTAAAAGAGACATAATTAAACAGCTTGACATTTGGGATTCAATGTATTCTGATTGTGCCAGTGTTTTAATAGTGAAAAGGAAGCAGTATATTGAGCAATTTAATAACTATTTTAATGAGTTGTATAAAGAGCTTTCAGGATTAAATGACAATTTAGAAGTAAGATATTTTTCATCATTGAGTAACAAAGACCCTTTAAATATTAAGAATGAATTAATTAAAAGAAGAGATATTGATATGAAGGTTGGAACCACAACCGCCGGTCCACATCGGGATTCTTACGTAATATATGGAAGAGAAAATTTAATTTTTAAGTATTATACATCAACTGGCCAAAGGAGGTTAGCATCAATTGCAATGAGGCTTGCTGAAGTTAATGTAATATATGATGTTAAAAAAACAAAATCCGTCATACTTCTTGATGATGTATTATCAGAATTGGATGATGGCAGACGGAAAAAATTAGTACACAAACTTTTAGAGGGAAATAATCAGATTATCATTACGTGCGCAAGCAGTAATGATATAAATTTTATAGAAAATTATAAGCATATAAAGGTTGTAGATAATAGAGTGTGTGGATAA
- the dnaN gene encoding DNA polymerase III subunit beta yields MRIEVDKIQMIKATTIADSVVSAKSINTILTQCLFNVNGDNLTITGTDNEIGIKTQLDVISDGTCSFTINGKRLVGLLKEFPDGVIILEVNNTNISISSKSGLVKGQYVLVGSSAEEYPSITECDFKNAIEIEQKIFKEMISKTVHAAAHDTVKPIFNGVYIVSEDEKSITVVATDSRRLSMIKRDIAGNDLMKKGFILPLKTVNELLRLLDDKGVCLLAFDDSRCFVKIGPTVLVSRLIDGQFPDYKQVIPKDYLLKSVIEVKKLREALNRIKIFTNEPSWRILLKFSQNSLNIEASYPDQGEGQEEVSIESDSKESITIGINVQFLLDLLKEIDSFSVVMCITGVMSPVLIYPEDDINFRSVIMPIQIRSM; encoded by the coding sequence ATGAGAATTGAAGTAGACAAAATTCAAATGATCAAAGCAACAACAATAGCGGATTCTGTTGTGAGTGCAAAAAGTATTAATACAATACTCACGCAATGTCTTTTTAATGTGAATGGTGATAATCTTACAATTACTGGAACAGATAATGAGATAGGTATTAAAACACAGTTGGATGTTATTTCGGATGGTACATGTTCCTTTACAATAAATGGGAAACGTCTGGTGGGTTTATTAAAAGAGTTTCCTGATGGGGTGATAATACTTGAAGTAAATAACACAAATATATCAATTTCATCAAAATCAGGATTGGTAAAAGGGCAATATGTACTGGTTGGATCTTCTGCAGAAGAGTACCCTTCTATCACAGAATGTGATTTTAAAAATGCAATAGAAATAGAACAAAAAATATTCAAAGAAATGATAAGCAAAACTGTACATGCTGCTGCTCACGATACAGTAAAACCTATATTTAATGGTGTATATATTGTATCAGAAGATGAAAAGTCGATTACTGTTGTTGCAACCGATTCACGACGCTTATCTATGATCAAAAGAGATATTGCTGGTAATGATTTGATGAAAAAAGGTTTTATATTACCTCTTAAAACAGTTAACGAGCTTTTACGGCTTTTAGATGATAAGGGTGTATGTCTTTTAGCTTTTGATGATAGTAGGTGTTTTGTAAAAATAGGACCAACAGTGTTAGTATCCAGACTCATTGATGGTCAGTTTCCGGATTATAAACAGGTAATTCCTAAAGATTATTTATTAAAATCAGTAATTGAAGTAAAAAAATTAAGAGAAGCGCTCAATAGAATCAAAATTTTTACAAATGAACCTTCGTGGAGGATATTGCTGAAATTTTCACAGAATTCACTAAACATTGAAGCAAGTTACCCCGATCAGGGTGAAGGGCAGGAGGAAGTGTCTATTGAATCGGATAGTAAAGAATCAATAACAATAGGGATTAATGTACAGTTTTTACTGGATTTATTAAAGGAGATAGATTCTTTTTCAGTTGTAATGTGTATAACAGGAGTTATGAGTCCAGTATTAATATATCCCGAAGATGATATCAATTTCCGCTCAGTTATAATGCCAATACAGATACGCTCAATGTAA
- the dnaA gene encoding chromosomal replication initiator protein DnaA, which produces MTDQTVTIWNKVLNSVETYINKQSFNMWFKNTEPVAYNENILVVKVPDDVAKRHISDHYASLIHSIIKEQTGKEIMCEFVTGNGFKEQPKNSPILVPNEDQKETLQFPTILNPNYTFENFVIGPNNQLAHAAAISVSKAPATQYNPLFIYGGTGLGKTHLMQAIGHRIIQERPYLNVLYVPCEQFINEFIQAIRANTLSSFKIKYRNVDILLIDDIQFIEKKEQTQEEFFHTFNTLHNNKKQIVISSDRPPKELSTLEERLRTRFEWGMIVDIQLPNLETREAILRNKAEKINIELSDEVCNYIARRIKSSIRALEAALVRLSMVSSIYNQPITVQLAKDHCKDLFDVDSNKKITVHDIMVKVASKFGVTVEDIISKNRQSKVVQPRFIAMYLSRRLTELTTIEIGKEFGDRDHSTVLNAINNIEKSIEEDMDFKEVIDELISELRS; this is translated from the coding sequence ATGACAGATCAAACAGTAACTATCTGGAATAAGGTATTAAATTCGGTTGAAACATATATTAATAAACAATCTTTCAATATGTGGTTCAAAAATACGGAACCAGTGGCATATAATGAAAATATCCTAGTTGTTAAAGTTCCAGATGATGTAGCAAAACGGCATATTTCTGACCATTATGCCTCACTAATTCACTCCATCATTAAGGAACAAACAGGCAAAGAAATAATGTGTGAGTTTGTTACTGGTAATGGCTTTAAGGAACAGCCAAAAAATTCTCCTATACTAGTTCCAAATGAAGATCAAAAAGAGACATTACAATTTCCTACTATATTAAATCCAAACTATACTTTTGAAAATTTTGTCATTGGTCCTAACAACCAGTTGGCACATGCAGCTGCAATATCTGTTTCAAAAGCTCCTGCAACACAATATAATCCTTTGTTTATTTATGGGGGCACTGGACTAGGTAAAACTCACCTTATGCAGGCCATAGGTCATAGGATTATTCAAGAACGGCCATACCTTAACGTATTGTATGTTCCTTGCGAGCAATTCATTAACGAATTTATACAGGCAATAAGAGCTAATACCTTATCAAGCTTTAAGATTAAATACAGGAATGTGGATATCCTGTTGATAGATGATATTCAGTTTATTGAAAAGAAAGAGCAAACTCAAGAAGAGTTTTTCCATACTTTTAATACACTACATAATAATAAAAAACAAATTGTAATTTCCAGTGATAGGCCTCCAAAAGAGCTTTCAACACTTGAAGAGAGGCTTAGAACCCGATTTGAGTGGGGAATGATTGTTGATATCCAGCTTCCAAACTTAGAAACCCGAGAGGCAATTCTGCGAAATAAAGCAGAGAAAATAAACATTGAGCTCTCCGATGAAGTATGCAACTATATAGCTCGTAGGATAAAATCAAGTATACGTGCGCTTGAAGCTGCATTGGTCAGGCTTAGCATGGTGTCAAGTATATATAATCAGCCTATAACTGTTCAATTAGCAAAAGATCATTGCAAAGATCTATTTGATGTTGACAGTAACAAAAAGATTACCGTACACGATATTATGGTAAAAGTGGCTTCTAAATTTGGAGTTACTGTTGAAGATATCATTTCAAAAAACAGACAAAGTAAAGTAGTGCAGCCACGTTTTATTGCAATGTATCTTTCTCGTAGATTAACAGAACTAACAACAATCGAGATAGGAAAAGAGTTTGGTGACAGAGATCACTCAACTGTACTCAATGCTATTAATAACATAGAAAAATCCATAGAAGAAGATATGGATTTTAAAGAAGTCATAGATGAACTAATCTCCGAATTGCGAAGTTAA
- a CDS encoding transcriptional coactivator p15/PC4 family protein, whose product MGVIIKDIKKNNNEIIRVEISEFQGKELINLRIWYQTIDGGEVVYKPTQKGVALSVEKFDELQEAVTKIAEYLHDKKHGTTPHDV is encoded by the coding sequence ATGGGTGTAATAATTAAAGACATAAAGAAAAATAATAATGAAATTATAAGGGTTGAAATTTCTGAATTCCAGGGAAAAGAACTAATTAATTTAAGAATATGGTATCAGACAATCGATGGTGGAGAAGTTGTGTATAAGCCAACACAAAAAGGTGTTGCACTTTCGGTTGAAAAATTTGATGAATTACAGGAAGCGGTCACAAAAATAGCTGAGTATTTACATGATAAAAAACATGGAACTACTCCACATGATGTATAG
- a CDS encoding fused response regulator/phosphatase — protein MIMILQSFHSSETPKNILVIDDSKLNRAIVKNTLSTYNINVFEASDGIEGLNALKLRHFDLILVDIVMPNLDGFGFLEQFKKYIGNEFIPVILMTGLDDLNSKIKGLTIGADDFLLKPLNPKELIARVQSLLRLKNAHDELYEKNQLIQKELEYAKRLQQFIIPKDFSFISYPSISGRYLPIADIGGDLFDCYKISDSKVGILIADVTGHGIPAALVMSMAKMTFNIYAYEITNTQQLMAKINEEMRGLLLDMQYITAFYMLIDVDKKTISFTNAGHTRPLYYRKNSDKVIALDTNGLFLGIQDDSLYEQKTIHFEQGDRCILYTDGITEIKNANKEEFGENRLAKFLKQHNENPEEFCEHLLQTLENFSPLEERNDDIAFVYIDFS, from the coding sequence ATGATTATGATATTACAATCATTTCATTCATCAGAAACACCAAAAAATATATTGGTTATTGATGATAGTAAATTAAACAGGGCAATTGTAAAAAATACTTTATCAACCTACAACATTAATGTTTTTGAAGCATCAGATGGCATAGAAGGTCTTAATGCCTTAAAATTGAGACACTTTGATTTAATACTGGTTGATATTGTGATGCCAAATTTAGATGGTTTTGGTTTTCTTGAACAATTCAAAAAATATATAGGGAACGAATTTATTCCTGTCATTCTTATGACGGGCCTTGATGATCTTAATTCAAAGATTAAAGGATTAACGATTGGCGCTGATGATTTTTTGTTAAAACCACTTAACCCAAAAGAATTGATAGCACGGGTACAGTCTTTACTGAGATTAAAAAATGCTCATGATGAACTCTATGAAAAGAATCAATTAATTCAAAAAGAACTTGAATATGCAAAACGACTCCAACAATTCATCATTCCTAAAGATTTTTCATTCATATCATATCCATCTATCAGCGGACGATACCTCCCTATTGCTGATATTGGTGGAGATCTTTTTGATTGCTATAAAATCTCTGATTCAAAAGTTGGTATTCTCATTGCCGATGTTACTGGACACGGGATCCCTGCAGCTCTTGTCATGAGTATGGCAAAGATGACATTCAATATCTATGCGTATGAGATAACAAACACTCAGCAACTAATGGCAAAAATCAATGAAGAAATGCGTGGATTATTGTTAGATATGCAATATATTACTGCATTTTACATGCTTATTGATGTTGATAAAAAAACCATTTCTTTCACAAATGCTGGACATACACGACCATTGTACTATAGAAAAAATTCAGACAAAGTTATTGCCCTTGACACAAACGGGTTATTTTTAGGTATTCAGGATGATTCACTCTATGAGCAAAAGACCATCCACTTTGAACAGGGTGACAGGTGCATACTTTATACAGATGGCATAACTGAAATTAAAAATGCCAATAAAGAAGAATTTGGAGAAAATAGATTAGCAAAATTCTTAAAACAACACAATGAAAACCCGGAAGAATTTTGTGAACATCTTTTACAAACTCTTGAAAACTTCTCCCCACTGGAGGAGAGGAATGATGATATCGCTTTTGTGTATATAGATTTTTCATAA
- a CDS encoding diguanylate cyclase: protein MTPGIEKNYQIFIVSKDEDSISTITRVFSDSLYTITITKSGMEVLSLISYKLPHIILIGTDIADINAFELVSLIKKNSITRYVPCIVFGQNNEIHDRISAIDAGADGYLAVPFKNEELHSLVHAKLVQHDELYLLSVTDDLTGLFTRKEFFRRFSFEIESHIHSCVCIAIIDIDHFKNINDTYGHPIGDIVLIQLANMLKSLQSNNFTPARFGGEEFVVIFPGLQSNEAKKIIDRIRLQFSSISFKTNTPDKTFSVSFSAGISEYPSMGTNLSELLSRADQALYSAKTDGRNRVYTFSPIMSRNDKFWEYIKTNKAIKNIFIDPFLHEPVTGYHYLPVVLENLLSFETSIDAIGVLIIKIMPLIDFYQYRGYKNFEYDIENIALLIPKICEIHFPYERYVTVADLYDYEIAILFPFPSTLKTNISEFNKLCKEIVLDISLQSIHHHIDIHYAHGVVPFHKNRARKILQEIKSIKSYFAPLLSLPNEANIVTSFLHAIHSKKEISDYLFFMPVYTTSFKKTMYHVLSKQLVSAKNFFDIMTKNAITAANHYMQFISSLSEIMIAHHIQLPVIINWISAIDLSLQIETLHTICTKLSLKKVILAIDEIDLNSFSTQFERLSLKNNSCIEFAVSNCYIGSNLLQYLSTIEFSMVILSEHMIRNIHYFKDRIKIINGLRLFCDQINLPLYAPNILKDEEYRIIKDIYIAYSSGPYIEQQFSLFSAASKTV from the coding sequence ATGACACCGGGCATTGAAAAAAATTATCAGATTTTTATCGTATCTAAAGATGAAGATTCTATTAGCACCATCACAAGGGTTTTTTCAGATTCGCTATATACGATAACAATTACAAAAAGCGGCATGGAAGTACTGAGCCTTATATCATATAAATTGCCCCATATCATATTAATTGGTACTGACATTGCCGACATTAATGCATTTGAACTTGTGAGCCTAATTAAGAAAAATTCAATAACCCGTTATGTTCCCTGTATTGTCTTTGGCCAAAATAACGAGATACATGACAGAATCTCAGCAATTGATGCAGGAGCAGATGGGTATCTAGCTGTACCCTTTAAAAATGAAGAGTTACACTCTTTAGTCCATGCAAAATTAGTACAGCATGATGAGCTTTATCTGCTGTCAGTCACTGATGACCTCACTGGCCTTTTTACTAGAAAAGAATTTTTTCGTCGCTTTTCATTTGAGATTGAAAGTCACATCCATAGCTGTGTCTGTATAGCTATTATTGATATTGACCATTTTAAAAATATCAACGATACTTATGGTCATCCAATTGGAGATATTGTGCTGATTCAGTTAGCTAATATGCTAAAATCACTGCAATCAAATAACTTTACTCCTGCCCGCTTTGGCGGTGAAGAATTTGTAGTCATATTCCCAGGGCTTCAGTCAAATGAAGCAAAAAAAATTATAGACCGCATCAGGCTTCAATTTTCAAGTATCAGCTTCAAAACCAACACTCCCGATAAAACATTTTCAGTAAGCTTTTCTGCAGGCATTTCAGAGTATCCCTCTATGGGTACCAATCTGTCAGAATTGCTATCACGTGCTGACCAAGCTTTATATTCAGCAAAAACTGATGGAAGGAATCGTGTATACACTTTCAGCCCTATCATGTCCAGAAATGATAAATTCTGGGAATACATTAAAACAAATAAAGCAATTAAAAATATATTCATTGACCCATTCCTTCATGAACCTGTGACAGGCTACCATTATCTTCCAGTTGTCCTTGAAAATCTGCTATCTTTTGAAACATCAATAGACGCGATTGGCGTGTTAATTATAAAAATTATGCCACTTATTGATTTTTACCAATACAGGGGATACAAAAATTTTGAATACGATATAGAGAATATTGCTCTACTGATCCCTAAGATTTGTGAAATACATTTTCCCTATGAACGATATGTAACCGTTGCGGATCTTTATGATTATGAAATAGCAATTCTTTTTCCATTTCCTTCAACATTAAAAACCAACATTTCTGAATTTAATAAATTATGTAAAGAAATTGTTCTGGATATTTCATTGCAATCCATACATCATCATATTGATATTCACTATGCTCATGGAGTTGTCCCATTTCACAAAAACCGTGCCAGAAAAATACTACAAGAAATTAAGTCAATTAAATCATATTTTGCCCCACTATTATCACTTCCAAATGAAGCAAACATAGTGACTTCATTTTTACACGCAATTCATTCCAAAAAAGAAATCAGCGATTATCTCTTTTTTATGCCGGTGTATACAACAAGCTTTAAAAAAACGATGTATCATGTATTAAGCAAGCAACTTGTTTCAGCAAAAAACTTTTTTGATATTATGACAAAAAATGCGATAACAGCCGCTAACCATTATATGCAATTTATTTCGTCATTGTCTGAAATTATGATAGCACATCATATACAATTACCTGTCATTATTAACTGGATTTCTGCAATTGATCTATCATTACAAATTGAAACACTGCATACTATTTGCACCAAACTTTCACTCAAAAAAGTTATCTTAGCTATTGATGAAATAGACTTGAATTCATTTAGTACCCAATTTGAGAGATTATCTTTAAAAAACAATTCATGTATTGAATTTGCAGTTTCAAATTGCTATATTGGAAGCAACTTGTTGCAATACCTTTCTACAATTGAATTCTCTATGGTGATACTTTCCGAACATATGATCCGAAACATCCATTATTTTAAAGATAGAATAAAAATTATAAACGGGTTGCGATTATTCTGTGATCAAATTAATCTTCCGTTATATGCTCCAAATATTCTAAAGGATGAAGAATATCGCATAATCAAAGATATTTATATAGCGTATTCCTCTGGTCCATATATTGAACAACAATTTTCACTTTTCTCTGCGGCATCAAAAACAGTATGA
- the pyrF gene encoding orotidine-5'-phosphate decarboxylase, translating to MNYCESLQFFSNKFKSIVCMGLDPVIEDIPFKKESPRTTIVAFYEGILNKCLQLGVFPACVKPNYAFYAQYGIEGIFALCDVIKLFKNEGIPVILDVKRGDIGKTATAYAKEAFEFFDADAVTLSPYLGYDAIQPFTSTYPDKGCYVLVKTSNKSSVEIQDITVNDTPLYFIIAKKIIEWHSPGIGAVVGATFPRQLNDIIQLFDESGKDIPLLIPGIGTQGGDIEAVSALLNNTRTKSLHRVNASSSINYAYKEPQYSLLDYASAAVESLKILNETLGY from the coding sequence ATGAACTATTGCGAATCGTTACAATTTTTTTCCAACAAATTTAAAAGCATTGTATGTATGGGCCTTGACCCTGTTATTGAAGATATACCTTTTAAAAAAGAATCTCCACGTACAACGATAGTTGCATTTTATGAAGGAATACTTAACAAATGTTTGCAGCTTGGGGTTTTCCCTGCCTGTGTAAAACCAAATTATGCTTTTTATGCACAGTATGGCATTGAAGGAATTTTTGCATTATGTGATGTCATAAAGCTTTTTAAAAATGAAGGGATTCCTGTTATACTGGATGTAAAACGAGGAGACATTGGCAAAACCGCAACAGCGTATGCAAAAGAAGCATTTGAATTCTTTGATGCTGACGCTGTCACACTTTCGCCCTACCTTGGATATGACGCAATTCAACCATTTACAAGCACTTACCCGGATAAGGGTTGTTATGTTCTTGTTAAAACATCCAACAAAAGTTCGGTAGAAATACAGGATATTACTGTTAATGATACACCATTATATTTTATAATTGCAAAAAAAATTATTGAGTGGCATTCTCCCGGTATTGGAGCTGTTGTTGGCGCAACATTCCCACGACAACTCAACGACATTATACAATTGTTTGATGAATCAGGGAAAGACATCCCATTGCTCATACCCGGTATTGGTACACAGGGAGGAGATATTGAAGCAGTTAGTGCATTATTAAATAATACCCGTACTAAAAGCCTTCATCGTGTAAATGCTTCTAGCAGTATAAATTATGCATATAAGGAGCCGCAGTATAGCTTGCTGGATTATGCCAGTGCAGCAGTAGAGTCTTTAAAAATATTAAATGAAACGTTGGGATATTAA
- a CDS encoding O-acetyl-ADP-ribose deacetylase, whose protein sequence is MAIDRSAIVKHIHIQKGDITKIEVDAIVNAANPSLLGGGGVDGAIHRAAGPQLLEECRALGGAQPGEAKITKGYRLPAKYVIHTPGPVYRGGKHNESSILKNSYYNSMKLAKEKECKSIAFPAISTGVYGYPKDEACRIALSTVIEFMEKENFLIDVYFVLFDDENYGLYQKYLQELS, encoded by the coding sequence ATGGCAATAGACAGAAGCGCTATTGTGAAACACATACACATACAGAAAGGGGATATAACTAAAATAGAGGTTGATGCGATAGTCAATGCGGCAAACCCCTCTTTGCTTGGCGGCGGGGGTGTTGATGGTGCAATACACCGTGCCGCAGGTCCACAGCTTTTGGAGGAATGCAGGGCTTTAGGTGGCGCACAGCCTGGCGAAGCCAAGATCACTAAAGGCTACAGACTCCCGGCAAAATATGTGATCCATACGCCTGGCCCAGTATACAGAGGAGGAAAGCACAATGAGTCTAGTATATTAAAGAATTCCTATTATAACAGTATGAAATTAGCAAAAGAAAAAGAATGCAAATCAATTGCATTTCCAGCTATTTCTACAGGTGTATATGGCTATCCAAAAGATGAAGCATGCAGGATAGCTCTTTCAACAGTGATTGAATTCATGGAAAAAGAAAATTTTCTTATAGATGTGTACTTTGTCCTTTTTGATGATGAGAACTATGGATTATACCAAAAATATTTACAGGAGCTCTCTTAA